CGATCCCCCGAACGCCGACGTTCGTCGCGAAGTTGTTGCCCGTCCCGGCAGGGACGACGGCCGCGGTCGTCGTTTCGAGTTCGTCCGCTTCCCCGATCCCGTTGACGACCCCGTTGAGGGTCCCGTCGCCGCCGGCCGCGGCAACGAGGTCCGCGTCGGGCGCGGCCTCGCGGGCCAGGCGCTTCGCGTCACCGCTCTCCTCGGTCTTTCGGATCTCGAAGCCATGCTGGACCCCGAGTTCGATCACGTCGTCGACGTGGTCCTCGCTCCCGCTTACGGGATTGAGGACGAGAACGCGATCGCTCGCTCCGTCGGATCCCATGCTGCGGTTCATGCCGGCCGCACGCAAAAGGGCCTCCCCGGCGTTTGCCCCTGTATGTACGCCGTCGACCTCCACACGCACACGCGATTCTTCCACGGCCGTCGCACCCTCGGTGACCGGTTCGACCCGCTCGGCGTTCGACTCCTCGCCGCGGCGGCCGAGCGACGCGGCCTCGACGGGATCGCGACGACCAACCACGATTACTACACGGCGTTCGACCCCTCTTCGACGCTCGAGACCCTCCCGGGGATCGAGATCACGACCGATCGCGGCCACGTCCTCGTCGTCGGCCCCGATCCGCCGGCGGCGACGAAGCCGGGGGCACTCTCCCCGGACGAGGCCGTCGCACTCGCTCACGACCGGGACTGCGCCGCGATCGTCGCCCATCCCTTCCGGAACAGCACGGTGCGGGAACTCGAGGAGGTCCCGTTCGACGCGATCGAGGTCAACGGTAAACACCCGCGCTCGCAGCCGCTCGTCGAGGAACTCGCGGCCGAGCGGGACCTCCCACTGGTCGGCGGCAGCGACGCTCACTACCCCTTCGAGGTGGGGCGGGCGTACACCGTCGTCGACGCGGACCGGCTCACCCCCGCGTCGATCGTCGACGCGATCCGCGACGGGAACGTCAGCGCGCGCGTCTCCCGCTCCTCGCTCGATCGGGCCCTGCGCCGGGGATACCGGGCGATCCACCGCCGCAAGCACGTGATCGACGCGATCGAACGACCGACGCCCGGCGTCGGGGTGCCGCCCGGTGAAAACGAAGCGGGCGGCGGCGAGTGATGAGGACGCAGCAAAAACGGGTCTGGCGGGCGAAGATCGTCTCTTACGGAGAATCAAGGAGAAAGCCCCGCCCTTCACAGTAGACGCCGAACCTAATTCACGACACTGCTGGTGAAGTTGTCTATGGTCAAGACAACCGAAGCAAAACAGGTCTGTCGTGCCGCATCAACTCTTGTCTACCCAGAACTCGACTTTGACATCAAGTCGTGTGGAAAGTACACGAGAGAGGACTTTCTCGAAGTCCTCTCTCGGATCGCTTTTGATCAAGAGTTCGCCAATACAGGCGGGAAAACGTACCAGTTAGATCACAAGGA
This region of Halosolutus amylolyticus genomic DNA includes:
- a CDS encoding PHP domain-containing protein — protein: MYAVDLHTHTRFFHGRRTLGDRFDPLGVRLLAAAAERRGLDGIATTNHDYYTAFDPSSTLETLPGIEITTDRGHVLVVGPDPPAATKPGALSPDEAVALAHDRDCAAIVAHPFRNSTVRELEEVPFDAIEVNGKHPRSQPLVEELAAERDLPLVGGSDAHYPFEVGRAYTVVDADRLTPASIVDAIRDGNVSARVSRSSLDRALRRGYRAIHRRKHVIDAIERPTPGVGVPPGENEAGGGE